Within Chromatiales bacterium, the genomic segment CGGAGTCTCTGTATAAAGCAACATGGCTGAGGTTATGCACAAGGCAGGCCGTTTGTGCCACTGCAACAAACGGCGGTATCCTGTGCCACCGCAGCAAACGGCGGTATCCTGCGCTACTGCAACAAACGGCGTTATCCTGTGTCATAATAGCCACCTTATTGGTTTCTCCTATACTTGTTTGTAAAGCAAAGCGATTAAAGTAATGAAAGATTTGATCTGTCCATCTATATTATCTGCTGATTTTGCCCGTCTGGGAGCGGATGTTGCCGCAGTGCTGGATGCTGGCGCCGATATGATTCATTTTGATGTGATGGACAATCACTATGTGCCTAATTTGACTTTCGGACCTATGGTCTGTAAGTCATTGCGTGATTACGGTATCACTGCCCCTATAGATGTGCATCTGATGGTACAACCAGTAGATAGATTGATTATTGATTTTGCCTCTGCTGGTGCCGATTACATTAGTTTCCACGGTGAGGCAAGCGACGACTGCGAGCACAGCCTACGATTAATTCGCGAACAAGGTTGCCGAAGTGGTTTGGTATTCAACCCTGATGTGCCAGTTGATGCACTGGAACAGTTTATAGACTATGTAGATATGGTTTTGTTAATGTCGGTAGTGCCGGGGCGCGCCGCTCAGCAATTCATTCCTTCGGTTGTTGATAAAATTAAGCAAACGCGTGAGTTATTAAACTGCCACACCACATCAGTTCGCTTGGAAGTAGACGGTGGCATCAAAGTTGAAAATATTGCTGAGATAAAAGCCGCTGGCGCCGACACTTTTGTTGCTGGATCGGCGATCTTCGGCAGCAACGATTATCGTCGCACTATTGCCGAGATGCGCGAGCGTATAGATAATGCCAACACCACCTGATGATTGACCACAACGAATACCAACGATTGGCGGCACAAGGTTATACGCATATCCCGCTCGTACGGGAACTGCCGGCCGATTTGGATACCCCGGTTGGCGTTTATCTAAAACTGGCGAACAGTCCCAACAGTTATCTGCTCGAGTCTGCAGACGAAGGACGGTATTGGGGTAGGTATTCAATTATCGGGATGAGTTGTTCAAATTATATTCAGGTCAATCATCTCACCGTGAGTTTATACGAGGGTGGCTGTTTAAGTATGCAGCAAGAGGTATCTAATCCGCTGTCGTGGGTAGAGGATTACCTAGCTACTTTTAACATCGCACAAAGCAAATCACTGCCGCGCTTTTGCGGTGGCTTGGTCGGTTATTTTAGCTATGAGACGGCGTGTTACATAGAGCCTAAATTAGCAACGGCAACCCTTAAAAAACCTGATGAGTTGGCAACGCCGGATATATTCCTGATGGTATCTATGCAGATTGCGGTCATCGACAATCTCAGAGGTATGTTGTCTTTGATAGTCTATGCCGACACATCGCACGAAGACGGCTACCAACAAGCATTGGATACTATCCAAGAACTGGAAGGGCGGTTGCGCACACCCTCTGTCTCATTGC encodes:
- the rpe gene encoding ribulose-phosphate 3-epimerase, translating into MKDLICPSILSADFARLGADVAAVLDAGADMIHFDVMDNHYVPNLTFGPMVCKSLRDYGITAPIDVHLMVQPVDRLIIDFASAGADYISFHGEASDDCEHSLRLIREQGCRSGLVFNPDVPVDALEQFIDYVDMVLLMSVVPGRAAQQFIPSVVDKIKQTRELLNCHTTSVRLEVDGGIKVENIAEIKAAGADTFVAGSAIFGSNDYRRTIAEMRERIDNANTT